Proteins encoded within one genomic window of Candidatus Baltobacteraceae bacterium:
- a CDS encoding M1 family aminopeptidase: MTLALVSSILLLGTVRALGNGEAAYHRTVYAPYRFDDTRIRLHFDIARRTIYGDEIVVLRPKYTALRSLPFDSAGIEYERVTVNGNVAAITVDGTEQRVTVNVAHPVAAGTPMVIEFVYRARPQRGLFFILPDSGYPKITPEIWTQGEPTDNRRWFPTWDEPNQKTPSELTVTVPRGWTVVANGYLKAHRTTASSETWNWRSPQPKSTYLIAFAAGPLIKHHTALGRFDVDSFVQPPYADLNALCFGSTKNMVAFYNHLIGIDYPFAKYDQTTAERYDFGGMEDESAALITALALHPAVADVESSCDFVVSHELAQNWWGDDVTMADWSNAWINEGFATYYDELWTQHRYGEAAFEYARYKAQQQYFEETRQYLRPIVDYYYADPLDLFDASGHERPAEILHMLRVMFGDRRFFGALRNYLREYTYRNADTHQFFDSIDRSLHTDLTWFQTQWFYRSDYPHFVVTDRYEPLTRSLTLDVSQQNIGGKPYRVPVVVEAHVDGRIIARSFIASTNHQIVTLAGVTSRPHMVLFDPNDNVLCELSFKKPIPELVYQLRHAKHVGDRERALNQLAAFAAKSTPRDREEAETAVHLAAANDAFYGLRADAVSVAATFRDDDAVAHAFDDPDVRVRLAAERAAPQLGTAATPATLTALRALTNDNDPTVAAAALTAIGSLHAGGAYDLLVSALDRDSLWQAIAVGAIRGLAEYGDVRALPLLRDRTRYGIQDQERAAAAIALAQVAKSSDNPAEALPTLLQLVQNDPISGMRIASARALGLLGDRSAVETLEHVQKTDSQVLVKDAAQAAARILREPSS; encoded by the coding sequence GTGACACTTGCCTTAGTGTCTTCAATACTGCTCCTCGGTACGGTGCGGGCACTCGGAAACGGCGAAGCCGCCTATCATCGCACCGTGTATGCGCCCTATCGCTTCGACGATACACGAATTCGGCTACACTTCGATATCGCGAGGCGCACCATTTATGGCGACGAGATCGTCGTCCTGCGCCCGAAATACACCGCTTTGCGTAGCCTTCCTTTCGACTCGGCCGGCATTGAATACGAGCGCGTGACGGTAAACGGGAACGTAGCGGCAATTACGGTCGATGGCACCGAACAACGCGTAACCGTAAACGTTGCGCACCCCGTGGCTGCCGGGACGCCCATGGTCATTGAGTTCGTCTACCGTGCCAGACCGCAGCGCGGACTCTTCTTCATACTGCCCGATAGCGGCTACCCGAAGATAACGCCGGAGATTTGGACACAAGGCGAGCCGACCGACAACCGGCGCTGGTTTCCCACATGGGACGAACCAAACCAAAAGACGCCGAGCGAGCTTACCGTCACGGTCCCGCGCGGCTGGACAGTGGTCGCTAACGGTTACCTGAAAGCGCACCGTACGACGGCAAGCAGCGAGACTTGGAACTGGCGATCGCCACAGCCCAAATCGACGTACCTTATCGCTTTCGCTGCCGGGCCGCTCATAAAGCATCACACCGCGCTCGGCCGCTTCGACGTCGATTCGTTCGTCCAGCCGCCCTACGCGGACTTAAACGCCCTATGCTTCGGCTCGACCAAAAACATGGTTGCCTTTTACAACCACCTGATCGGCATCGATTATCCCTTCGCAAAGTACGATCAGACCACGGCCGAACGATACGATTTTGGCGGAATGGAGGACGAATCGGCAGCGCTGATAACCGCGCTTGCTTTACATCCCGCAGTAGCAGACGTCGAGAGTTCCTGTGATTTCGTCGTTTCACACGAGCTGGCTCAAAATTGGTGGGGCGACGACGTTACGATGGCCGATTGGTCAAATGCGTGGATCAACGAGGGCTTCGCTACCTACTACGACGAGCTATGGACCCAGCATCGCTACGGCGAGGCAGCCTTCGAATACGCGCGCTATAAAGCCCAGCAGCAGTATTTCGAGGAGACACGGCAGTATCTGCGCCCTATCGTCGACTATTATTACGCCGATCCACTTGATCTGTTCGACGCCAGCGGTCACGAGCGTCCCGCGGAAATCCTACATATGCTGCGCGTCATGTTTGGCGATCGGAGGTTTTTCGGCGCTTTGCGCAACTATCTGCGCGAATACACTTACCGCAACGCCGACACGCACCAGTTTTTTGATTCGATCGATAGGAGCCTACACACCGATCTCACTTGGTTCCAAACGCAGTGGTTCTACCGAAGCGACTATCCTCACTTTGTCGTCACCGACCGGTACGAGCCTTTAACGCGTTCGCTCACTCTCGATGTCAGCCAGCAAAACATTGGCGGGAAGCCCTATCGCGTACCAGTCGTCGTCGAAGCACACGTTGACGGTCGCATCATCGCACGGTCCTTCATTGCGAGCACGAATCATCAGATCGTTACCCTCGCCGGCGTGACGTCGCGTCCCCATATGGTGTTGTTCGACCCGAACGACAACGTGTTGTGTGAACTGTCGTTTAAAAAGCCGATCCCCGAACTCGTCTATCAGCTCCGGCACGCTAAACACGTCGGCGATCGCGAACGCGCCCTGAATCAACTTGCTGCCTTCGCCGCCAAAAGTACGCCTCGCGATCGCGAGGAAGCCGAGACCGCAGTCCATCTCGCCGCGGCTAACGACGCGTTTTACGGCCTCCGTGCGGATGCCGTGTCGGTCGCCGCCACATTTAGGGATGATGACGCCGTCGCGCACGCGTTTGACGATCCCGATGTCCGCGTGCGTCTAGCCGCCGAACGAGCCGCTCCGCAGCTAGGTACTGCCGCTACGCCCGCGACGCTGACGGCGCTCCGTGCATTGACCAACGACAACGATCCCACTGTCGCTGCCGCGGCCCTCACCGCGATCGGATCGCTGCACGCCGGCGGCGCCTACGATCTGCTTGTTTCGGCGCTCGACCGTGATTCGTTGTGGCAAGCGATCGCCGTTGGGGCGATCCGCGGGCTAGCGGAGTACGGCGACGTGCGCGCGCTGCCGTTACTGCGCGACCGAACCCGCTACGGCATCCAAGACCAAGAACGCGCCGCAGCTGCAATCGCCCTCGCCCAGGTGGCAAAGTCCTCAGACAATCCGGCGGAGGCGTTGCCCACGTTACTGCAGTTGGTGCAAAACGATCCGATCAGCGGAATGCGCATTGCGTCAGCCCGAGCCCTCGGGCTCCTCGGTGACCGTTCCGCGGTCGAAACGCTGGAACACGTGCAGAAGACCGATTCGCAAGTCCTCGTGAAAGATGCCGCTCAGGCTGCAGCTCGGATACTACGAGAGCCTTCGTCCTAA